The following proteins are co-located in the Tripterygium wilfordii isolate XIE 37 chromosome 2, ASM1340144v1, whole genome shotgun sequence genome:
- the LOC120014879 gene encoding 50S ribosomal protein L15, chloroplastic-like, producing MAAFLPLSSTTPMKTTITSLHFSSAFVGNSTKLKENSCQFLPLNVNLKTKQQRRQQGRSLVIVNQAAATAVPAAPVSSVRFRLNNLGPQPGSRKKGKRKGRGIAAGQGNSCGFGMRGQKSRSGPGVRKGFEGGQMPLYRRIPKLRGIAGGMRAGLPKYIPVNIEDIEAAGFQDGDEVSLETLKDKRLINPSGRERKLPLKILGDGELSVKLNIKARSFSTSAKEKLEASGCTLTVLPGRKKWVKPSVAKNLARADEYFAKKRAAAAASEPASA from the exons ATGGCAGCCTTTCTCCCTCTATCTTCTACTACTCCTATGAAGACAACAATAACTTCCCTTCATTTTTCTTCCGCTTTCGTG GGAAATTCTACGAAGTTGAAGGAAAATTCATGTCAATTTCTCCCTCTGAACGTCAATTTAAAGACCAAGCAACAACGGAGACAGCAAGGGAGGTCCCTCGTCATCGTTAATCAAGCCGCCGCAACAGCTGTTCCTGCAGCCCCGGTTTCTAGTGTGAGGTTCCGATTGAACAATCTAGGTCCGCAACCGGGTTCAAGGAAGAAAGGCAAGCGAAAGGGGAGGGGTATTGCCGCTGGGCAAGGCAATAGTTGCGGGTTCGGTATGAGGGGCCAGAAATCTCGGTCGGGTCCGGGTGTCAGGAAGGGCTTCGAGGGAGGCCAGATGCCCCTTTACAGGCGTATACCCAAACTGCGTGGAATTGCGGGAG GTATGCGTGCGGGTTTGCCTAAGTACATCCCTGTGAACATAGAAGACATAGAAGCAGCAGGGTTTCAAGATGGGGATGAAGTGTCACTGGAGACATTAAAGGATAAGCGTTTGATTAACCCATCAGGGAGAGAAAGGAAACTACCTTTAAAG ATTCTTGGTGATGGTGAATTAAGTGTGAAGCTGAATATAAAGGCCCGTTCTTTTTCAACATCTGCAAAGGAGAAGCTAGAGGCTTCTGGCTGTACATTGACAGTATTACCAGGCCGAAAGAAGTGGGTCAAACCATCAGTTGCAAAGAACCTAGCACGGGCTGATGAATATTTTGCCAAGAAAAGAGCTGCAGCTGCCGCATCAGAGCCTGCATCTGCATAA
- the LOC120014889 gene encoding uncharacterized protein LOC120014889, whose amino-acid sequence MGEGKGSTLVHLLVVVLCLVAFGFAIAAERRRSVGNIIKDELSNATYCVYSSDVATGYGVGAFLFLLSSESLLMGVTKCMCFGIPLAPGGDRAWSIIYFISSWVTFLVAEACLIAGATKNAYHTKYRGMIYAQNFSCESLRKGIFIAGAVFIVANMVLNVYYYMYFSKATTTQAAHKTNRAASTVGMAGYA is encoded by the exons ATGGGAGAAGGAAAGGGCTCGACCCTGGTGCACCTACTGGTTGTGGTGTTGTGCCTGGTTGCGTTTGGTTTCGCCATTGCTGCTGAGAGACGACGAAGTGTT GGCAATATAATCAAAGATGAATTATCAAATGCCACGTATTGTGTCTACAGCTCAGATGTTGCAACTGGTTATGGAGTGGGTGCTTTTTTATTCCTTCTTTCAAGTGAATCACTACTCATGGGAGTGACTAAATGCATGTGCTTTGGGATACCTTTAGCACCCGGTGGGGATCGAGCTTGGTCAATTATATACTTTATATCGTCATG GGTGACCTTTCTGGTGGCAGAAGCATGTCTGATTGCTGGTGCAACAAAGAACGCCTACCACACAAAGTACAGGGGAATGATTTATGCGCAGAATTTCTCCTGCGAGTCATTGCGGAAAGGCATTTTTATTGCTGGAGCCGTCTTCATTGTTGCAAATATGGTACTCAACGTATATTATTACATGTATTTCTCAAAGGCAACTACAACCCAAGCAGCTCACAAGACAAACCGTGCTGCTTCAACTGTTGGGATGGCCGGGTATGCATAA